The sequence GGTATCTCTCCAGTTCTTTAAACTGCCCAATGGGTTTTATTAGTTGGAATTCCAGGCTCATTTTCAATTTATTAAATAAATACACCCTTAAAAAATACTTTCTGTCTCATAATTTCAGTGTCTCTTCATGATGAGAAACCTTTATATAATTATTTTGTAAGTATCATGGTAATGATTACTAATAAATGGGTATTATTTATTGCGATTCCATTGATTATTTTTGCATATATAACATTAACTACATATGCAGATACAATGTACGGACCAGCACCCATACCCACAGTATACACGGTATACTCAATAAGTATGAACCTCACTGACTCAAGGCCAACGACTCAGACCTTAACGAACATTTCCAGTAATTACCCACTTACCTATCGCGAGGATTCATTGGTAGTGAACACAACGCCAGTGTGGATAGCAACCGCCGGCCAGGAATTCACACTATACATTACGAATGCGTCAGACACGACGGCGCAACAGGAAATTACACTTAATTCAACAGCCATTGCCAATGGTACTGGCGGTATTAAATGGACAATTAGGGTTCCATGGAGCCTACTAAGCCCACAACCTGTTTATGCTAATTGGTATGTGATAATAACGGAGAACATAGACGGTATAAATTATGTGAGTTTCACCTTTGAAACAGCCAATGAAAGCATAATCCAACTACTGACGGAATTAAGTAATGTTGGCGGCTACTTAATGTCAAACAACGGGAAACCATACCACCTATGGAATTACTACAATGGTTTTAACCCAACAACCCAAAGCGTTAGTAGATACTATGAGGTGGGGTTACCTGGGTTAAGTGTATACTATGCGTGGGTTGGTCAGGGCGAGAACGCAAGTTCATGGCAAAGCCAGGGATTCCAAGAAGTACTTAATGTGTTTAGGTATGTGTTTATTGAATACGTTAACTCAACAATCATAGAGAATGCTGAACTTACCTATAATGCATCAATAGGTGAGTTAACGAATTATGGATATTCCATATACCAAAGGCCAAACCTAATACCCTATGGACCCATAGTATACCCATCACCAGTACTCCTACTTCCAAATGGTACGATCATAAACCCAACATGCTTACCAAACACATATTACCTGCTTGAGACTAATTACGTGACGTCATTTGGCTCTTCAATAACCGTTTATGAAACAGAGAATAATCCAATGGGCTTATACATGCTTAACGGTTCACTGTTATTTGGTGGATACCTGCAGGCCTATGACTTCTTCAACAAATCTATGGTACCAATAACGCCAGTGCAGTACCTATTACCGGCATACCAATCACAGGTAACTAAATTAACCTCATGCAAAATCCAGGTATTTAGCAATGAAGATAAACCATTAGCTAATGCTAATAATGCCCTAAGCGTAAATGGAACTGTCATAATAACCAACAATACAAGGAATCAAAATGCACAATTACAGGGGCAATACGGTCATGAAGGTAATGAAACATCCAAGAAATTACCTTACTACATTGTGGGTAAGTCCTTCATTGGATTAAGGGTTACGCCTCAGTGAGCTTTTCAGTGGGCATTAATCAAATTGTTACTCTTGTTGATTTATCACCAAGTTTCTGCTCTATATTATTCAACGCCTTTATTAGCAATGTATTGGTATTAATCTTTGCCTTAATACTCAGGGCAGCAGCCATTGCATGCCCGCCTCCCTCCCCATTGAAGTATTGCGCTAATCCATTGAAGACCTCGGCTAGGGATAATTTCTCCAGGATTCTCTTGTTGCTTCTACCAATCAACCTGACCTCATTTTCATGCTCTGAGGCCACCAGCGCCACGTCGCAACCTGACCTAATCATTGTGTCGGCCAGTGAGGATTCATAGGCATTTACATTGCTTAGGCATATTATGTAGTCATTGATTCTGTAAGCTTTCATCCTCAGTAGTCCCTTGATCCTGGCCATCCTCTCGGAAAAGGATATTTCCTCAGTCATTGCATTAATTATGTCCCTATAATCCCTACCTGATAACTTGAGTAGCCAAGCCATCACCTCAAAGGTCTCAGGTCTAGCCCTACTCAATCTACCACTATCGCTTAGGATGCCACCAATCAGCAGTGTCGCGGTGTCACTACTCAATGCGACTCCCAACCCCCTAGACACCTCTGCGATGACCTCGGAGCAGCTCGTGGCGCTTGGGTTAATTACGGCTAATGCGGGGCTTATGTTATGTACTTCATGATGATCGAAAATAACCACAGTTTTGCCGCCAATCACCTCCCTATACTCATTTAGTTGGGCATATGTACTTACATCAACCAAGATTATTAGATCTGATGATGCATCGCAATTGTTTGAATTATCATAATTAATGTTGAGCTTATTTAGGAAGGTCTTAACCTCGTGGGATAATCCCTCGGGTATGGTGAGAAACGCTTGCAGACCTAGTTTGTTCATTAATTCCTTGGCTGCAAAGCCACATGCAAATGCATCCAGGTCGGCATGTCTATGCGTTATTACGCAGGCTCTTTGCGTACTCCTCAGCAACTCTTTCAATTTCTCCAATTGATAAACCAACCAATTCACCCCTCTTAAACTTATCCATTAGGTAATCCGCTATTTTAAACCCAAACTCAATGGCACTATTTATAATACTATCAAGACCACTCAGTAATGGGTTTGCGGAGACATCAATACTTATCTCCAGCGTGTAATTAGTAGGGTCCGTGAAGCCCACGTTAATAACAACATCCTCGAGCAATCTATCAGGAAGCTTATGCATTAAGTATCTATATACCTCCTCTGCAACTACATTGGCTATTTCATTAAGTGCTTCACTGGTGCTCATTATTCATTAACCACCGCCCTTAGCCACTCCGCCGGCGCCTCCCTGCAACTTAGCCAGTGCATCATTGATCTGGGTCTTTAAGTCCTCTATCTGCTTCATTAACATGCTTTCCTGCCTTGACAGCGTCTTTATGTGAAGCTCAAGTAGTTCCTTCCTATCCTTAAGTTCCTGAAGCGCCTGGTCCTTAGTGACCAAAACAAGGAAGGAACCAACTATCTTATAGACCTTGTTCTCCGCAGGGACTTTCTCAATTTCAGAAATAGCTCTCTCAATTTCCTTAAGTTCGCCCTCGAACTGTTGCTTCCTAACCCTAACGCCATTTAACTGATCCTGCAGTGCCTGCAATTTCTCCAGGTCCGACTGAAGTGATGGCGGTAATGAACTCATTAAATTGCCAACTTGAGCTAAGCCTTAATAAATATTAATCCACACGTAAGTATTCAAAAACACGCCATAGGGAATTTCAAACAACTAACCTCAAGCGCCTAGGTTAACGGCCTCGAAAATTAAATACAGCGACTTCATAACTCCATTAACTAAGCTCCTTAGGCTTGACAAATCCCTAGCGCACACTACTATGGTTACGCCATCGTCATCGGCACCAATACTTACAAAACCTCTGCTAAACCTCATCTCCCTCTCCAATGTCTTGAATGATTTAATGATTAAATCCTTATCGGTATCCCTCAATGAAAACACGGCCCTAAACAAGCACTCACTCAAGCTTAATCACCCTAGGCTTCGTATAAGCGACATCACCCACACTAACAAAAGGCCCATAGGGGCCCAAATCCCTACCATTAAGTACCTGGATCTCATAACCGTTTATTAACCCACGCACCAGGAAAATAGCATCATACATACCCCTAACGCTCTCAAAATCATTCACCCTAATACTCGGCAACTCAAGTTGTTCACTAAGTATATCCGCAATCTCCATGTACTCGCCTAGGGAGACAATAATGCCGCTCTGCGCCTTCCTCACGCTCTTCACGCCCACAGGCATATCCACCAGAAGCTTTACACCCAGTATTTTTATGAAGTATGGCATTACCTCAATTAATCCATTCCTAATTCTCAAAAAACGTATAAAACCTGGGTTGCCACCCCTCGAACCAATGTACAGTATCTTATCAGCGCCTAGGCTAAACGCCCTGCCCGCAACCTCCACGATTGATAGCCTGCCCCTATTAACCTTGACGGCATTGGGTATCACCACCTCTAGCTCGTTGAGAAACTGCCTCATTCTAGTACCGGCATTACGTGATGATGTTAACACCACTATGCCCATTACAACCTAGTACCTACCCTAGTACCCTGCTTAGCCGCGGTCTCTGTGGCCAGTGTTTTACCCATTATCGTCTGCGGAGCCCAGGCGCCACCAGCGAAGGTATAGCCACACTTGGGGCACTTCCATATGCCGAAGGCAATCCTCTCCATCTTAACTAGGGACTTACACCTTGGGCATCTATGTCTACCCTTTTGCTTAACCTCTATTTGAAGCACCTTCTTCCTAATGCCCATTCCATACCTTGCCCCATACCTTCCAGTGGGTCCTACAATCTTCGTATGGCTAAATGGCATCAATAACCACCATACCTAACTAAATAAAAGCATTTCTATGAACGATAACCGTGATAGATCAAATAATAACGTTACCCTGCCCCCTGGAGACGCTTGGCAATGGCAGTAGCTCTATGTCGGAATTCATAAAAACTCTAAAAAGAAGTAATAACTTCTCTCTGTCCTTGTTCATTTCCTCCTTTGCCCTATACATTCTCAGCACTGTGCCTCCTAGGTCTAGGACAACCCCTATGAAGTTAATGCCGTTTATTTTGTTCATTAGCTCCCTAGATGTCCTTATTCGGATTAGGGGCATTAGTGGTGAGTAATGTATTGAGATCTCGGTTTCACCATCCATGGACTTCACAAATATCGGTATCTCAGGCTTGATGCTTTGGGCTAGGGCTGGAGGTATTGACGCCATTAACCCTATTAAATTATTCAACATAAGTCTTAGGTAGTCAAGTGCATCATCGGCATTGGGTATTGAGAGCCTTATCTCTGATACTAAGCCTAACCTAGTTATTTCCGAAATCATCTTGGTTATATCGCCTTTAGTGTTTATTAGTATTTCCGCCGCCTAATAAATCTTTGAGCAGGTAGAACCAAAAATTTAATAAGGTGATTAATTTATAAACCAGAGTTCGTCTATGCATAGACTTAATGTAACAATTGAACTCAAGAATGGTAATGAAAGAGATATTGAAATAGCCGTTAGCGACCTAGTAATATTCGTATGGACGGGGAGGAACACGGACATCATTAAGAAGGAAGTTGAGGAACTAAGCAGGATAGGCATTAGCGGCCCTAAGAACATACCGGAAATATACGTATTACAGCCATACCTAGTCACAACAAGTAACTACATTAGGAGGGTTAGCGACCTACACAGCGGCGAGGTTGAATATGTACTGCTGGTTAAGAATGAGGATGAGATCTACGTAACTGTCGGAAGTGACCACACTGACAGGGAGGCCGAGAGATGCAGTGTACTTGCCGGTAAGCACATGTACCCCAAAATAGTCGCTAGAAGAGCGTGGCCGCTCAGGGATATTAAGGATCACTGGGATGAATTGGTACTGAGGAGCTGGATACTTGAGGATGATAAGAAGACGCTTTACCAGGAGGGAACAACGAAGTTCCTACTTACCCCCGAGAAGCTTGTTGACTTGATACGAGAGGTTGTGCCGGATTTAAAGAACGTGGTTGTTTTCTCAGGAACAATACCAACAATAAAGGGACAAATAAAGCCCAGTGGTTACTTCGAGATTGAACTGCACGATCCCGTACTCAACAGATCAATCAATCATTATTACTGGATTGAATAATCAAGTAGTTTTCATCATCCCTAGTATTTCCTGACAATTACCTGGGTAATGGCTTAATGACCATAATTATGTAGGTACCTTATTACGTTTAATCATGAAATTAGAAGGGCAAAGTTAAAAACTGGATCGGGCAGTCCCTAGGTAGTGATGTTGCTTGCAAGGTCTGAGCAGTGATGTGCTGGGCTAAGCTGACTATTTCATTTTTTCATAATCAATACCCGCTGGTAGATCAATTGTCGATAGCACGCTGTAACTATCGCAACCACTAAATATATTCTTATTAAGTTCATTAAATACTGCGTTCAAATCATCGAGTTCATAAACAAAGATCGTAACCGAGAAGTTATTGGCTACTACGGAATTCAATTCCCTGACATAGTTATTGAAATCCAATTCCCTGCACCTATAAACAAGGATCCTTAGTGCACCGCCAAACCCAGCCCTCTTAATTGCAGTATTTAGGGCACCCTTGAACTTATTCAGCGAATCATTACAAACATCCACAACTAAGGTAATGCAATTCTTCTGAACCCTCTTCACGGTACCCTAGAAGACATCAAGCATTAATAAATATAATCCTTCAGTATGCTCTCTCAAGTACTTCCTTAGCTAATTCATTTGTCACTTCATCATAGATGTTCCTAAACACACCGGAGCCAGGCTTCTCGAAGCTGTTAAGTACTACCCAAGCATTGACCAATGCTCTGTACTCAAAACTGAGTTTAATATCATCGAATCTATCAAGCACAGGAAAACCAGTGCTCCTAAGGAACTCATAAAGCCTAGCCAAGTCATCACTTGTCGCCTTCTTCCCACCGAAATTAATTGCCCTGCCGCTCACATGCCTCTCACCACCGCCTGGCATGACAACCTTTCCATAGGCCGCCTTAACCCTCCAGGTACTCGTGTCAGTGCTATCAATATTAATCATGCTTAGTATGGGGTTAATTACAGGCGAGCCTAGGCCAAGTACGTGGATACACAAATCCGTTTCCCGCTTAATCTTCAGTAAAAAACCCAATGCTGTTCTTCGCGAGTTCTTAGGGGCACCCCTACTAATTAATACATAAGGCACCAAGCCACCTATGGCTATGCACTTGGGGTTGAAGTTTAGGTACTTGAGTAGGTATCTCATTATTATGTCGGTCTTCCAGTGGTAATGGAGGACCGGTAATACATTATCAAATTTCTTAATCAAATGTTCATAATTATCCAGGGATCTCCTCAACTTAGTCTCTAGATCATGCTCCGAGTCAGTGGGGCTTGGTGGGTAGTCCAGGTTTAGGAAGTACCTGGCGTCCCAAACTTGGTCATAGATCCTGGCTAGTTCTTCTATGTCAGGTATCTTACCGTACCTTAGGAATTGAAAACCACCACTATCCATCCACACCTCACCATCATACTGCAGTGAATTCTTTATTGAATGATCCTCTTCGTAAATCCCGCTCCTCAATATATCGAAGGCGTTCACCATAAGGGCGGGTACACGAAAGTAAAGCCAAGGCTTCGGCCTCGAATTAATCGGCGTGCCCAGAATTATCCTCACGCCCCCATTCCACGAGAGTACAATAAAAGTTTTACCTGGCTTTACATATATACAAATTATACTTGAGTTACACCGTAATATTACCCCTCGGCGTAAGCGTAGGTGTCACACCGCCATGTTCCGTTAACCTATCCCTCACCTTAATGGGTAATGGCATTGGGACAGCCAATCCAGTTACCAAGGCATCATCCTCATTGAGTACTCTAACTTCCCATAGGTCTTCATCGGAGATGAACTCCACAATGTTCCTAACGTATTTGAGATCGATGGGGTTTATTATTCTCTTGAAGACCTGGGTTAAGCATTGGCTAAGGACGTCAGGGTGGACCTTGGATGGTCTTTGACTGATTATGCAGAGACCGACGCCAAACTTGCGGCCCTCTCTGGCGATCTTTACTAATGTCGATGTGCTCAGTGATGATCCGACGGACGGCGCGTAGTTATGGGCTTCCTCAACTACAATGAAGACAGGCTTATTCCTCCTTGTGGCTGATGTGGTAAATACCTTATTCAACACCAAGGCCACTAGGGCCTGTTGGTCTATTAGGTCTAAACCACTTAAGTCGAGTACGTGTATTCCATATTCCATGAGTTCCTTGATTTCCAGTAGCCTTATCGGTTCATTACCATAGAACTCCCCGGGCCTGGTTATGAAAAATGGCCTATTCTCCACTAACATCCTGACCTTAGTCATTAATGTGGATAGAGCTAATTCATTTCCGTAGCCCCTGACGACCCTACCGCCATTCTTCTCCAGGTCGCTTAGGAACTCCTCCATGCTTGTTAACTCATTATTGCTTATGCTCATGTATTGCCAAGCCTCCTCTAGGATCCTCCTTTGGGCGTCAGTTAAGCCATAATAGTGATTCAATAATCCCTCCATGAGCCTTAGCGACAGCGACCTGGGGTTAATACCGAACCTGGCATACCTCCTCTCAACACCATACTTGTTCCTAAAGTACTCATCTAGGTTGGTGGTGTCAACCTTGCCCGGCACATAAACCCTAACCAAGTTAGACACATATTTCGCATTCTCGGTTGATGACCTGGGAACCTGCATTGCCGAGTATTCCCCATGAGGATCAATAATTATTATTGGGATCTCGGCCCTTAATGCTAACTCCTCAATAATGACCCCCGCAAGCCAGGACTTACCACCACCGGTTGCAGCCAGTATTGCGCAGTGGTGCGACACCAATTTATTAGCATCTAGTTCCGCCGGTATTGTTAATGACCTAATATTACCAATTACCAGCCTAACACCATCACCACTAAGCCTAAGCATCCTGCCTAACTCGGGCTCAGTTGGTAGGTAAACGAAGTCCATGGGCTTGGGAGGCTTGAGGGGCTTGGAGAAACGCGTGCCAACCCTGTAACCAATTATCGATGCCCTGGCCAGTGTTGACTGAGCTATATACTGAATATCAATACCGTAGTCCCTAAAGGTGTTTATCACATCCTCACTACCCAACTGGGCAATGACCCTATCATCCACCAGGTAATTATGCCTAATAACCCTGGTTACCCTGGCAAGTATTGGGCCATCTGCCTTACTTTCATAATTCTCCAGGGTTACGAAAGTACCCACATTAACCTGATTCTCCGCGTTATCAAATACCCTGAACCAAAATGCCCTGGGGCTCTGTGCCTTAATGATGACGCCAGCCCTCACGCAATTAACTACAGAATTGTTAGTTTTATTGTTATTAAATAAAATAGGAATAACATAAGGCGTTAAAATAATTGAACGCATGGACTAATTATATTTTAATTGTGTACTGGAATAAAGTTTTTAATGAGAGTTCTAATGATAATCCAATGTGGCGGTTAAGGACTACGTGGTATTGATGAAACCAAGGGTCATTTGGTTGCTTGTACTTGCTGCAGTAGCTGGCTACATCTTTGCTACCGCACCCAGGGTAAACGCTACACGTGCAGTAGAACTGGCGCTTGTTGGGTTCCTGAGTACCGGTGGTTCAGCAGTATTTAACATGTATTACGAGAGAGGTATAGACGCTCAAATGACAAGGACGAGGAGTAGACCAATACCTGCAGGCCGTGTAAAGCCAGGTAATGCTTTCATTGAGGCCATTGCTCTATCAATCCTTGGTTTCATCCTATCCTATGTATGGCTTGGTTTATTACCAATGATCTTCGTAATACTTGGCTGGTTCTTCTACGCAATTGCATATACAGTGTTCCTGAAGTGTAGGAGTTGGGCTAATATACTCATTGGCGGTGTGGCAGGTAATGCTGCATTACTGGCTGGGTGGACTGTAGTTAGGCCCCTGGACCTCGAGGCGCTCCTGCTATCCATGGCCATCTACCTATGGATACCTGCGCATATCTGGAGCCTGGTTATTAGGGCTAAGGATGATTATTCAAGGACTTGCATTAGGATGCTGCCCCTTGAGATAAACGAGGATAAAGCAATGATCCTTGTTGCAGCATTAAACATATTCTCGAACATATACATGTTATTCCTGTACTTATACATGCTCAGTAACATAATTGGCTTGGTAATTCTGCTCATCACAGTAGCCTGGAGTAGCTATTACAGTGTTAAGGCAATAATCAAACCAAACAGGGAAATATTCTGGCAAATGTTTAAGTCAAGCTCACCAGTATTAACCGTTTTCCTAATAATAGGCATGGTATTATCAATAATTAAGTGAGGAACCTAACCAGGTTATTCCTAAACTCCCTAATTAGGCGGCTATGGCCAAGCCATAGACTACCCGTTAGTAATGCATTATTAACGTAATTAATCATCTCATTAGCACTGGAAAACCTCCTTGCATTAACACCCATGCCGTTCCTAACTGCCTCACGAGCCTGCCAAATACCAAGGGGGACCCTGTAGTCAGGAGTTACCTCTCTAATCGCTATCACTGACGCCTGCATATTGATTTTGTTAAGGTACTCCAATATACCAAGTCTAATTGCGTAGAATGCCCCGCCAGTACTCTCCGCATATCCCTTCATGTCCCTTACACTTTCATAATCAGTGAAAACCCTGGGTGAATTACCGTCCCTATTCCATACCGAACCTGGCATCTTCAGTTCAATGAGTTCGTACCTCCATGGGCCAGGCATGAGTATTACGAAGTACCTATTTCCCATGTACTCCATTTTATGTACCTCAATCTGCTCAACCTCACCATGATCAACAACCTTATTCCTGAGGTAATCACTAATTATCGAGTCGACAGCCGTTATCGACCACCTTGTTGGTACTAACCTCCTAAACCTCCCATCGCCTAATAACCCAACTGCAAACATGCGCTGTATTCTTGATACGGGTATTGAACTACGATACAACTCAGTAACTGCTGTCCTAGTGTCCACGTCATGGTCATTGATTAGTCTCTCAACGACACGTTCAGTGCTAACATTAGACGTTATCCTCAGGTCCTTCACCTCACCAATATTACCAAGAGGTGCGTGATAATCATCGGCCAATGCCCTAAGCATCAATTTCTTAAGCCTAACCTCAACATCGACAGAATTACGCCCAATACTCAGTTCCTGAACCCTACTAATAATGGGATTATTAAGTGATTTAATTGAGGCCCTTGTCCTAGTAAGTATTACCCTAGACCTCAACCTAACAATATCCCACTGGGTAAGGCCACGCCTAAACCACTCCTCTGGATTATCGAGTATTGTCACATCCTCACTATCATTATTAACTAATGCGCCAACATTAATGTATGGATAATTAAAGGAACCGACAAAATTCCCGGGCGGTGATAAACCACTAAACTCATTCCTTACAATACGCCAAAGCTTGAACTCCCTCCAGAATTCAGGCGGTAATTCGCTAAATCTGACCATTGCTAATTCAATATTAACAATCCTGAAAATTAAATAAGTTTGCTGTTAAGTAAGAAGTTGAATAAGGAATTCGCATGAATGCTTTTATAGTCATTAGTATTTATTTACATGCTAATTAATACAATTATTAAATATTGAGCTTTTAAGTGTAAAAATCAGTGCATTAAGTGCATTTATGTGCTGGTTTATATAATTCAATCAACTGAATGAGCTTGGTGATAGGGAATGGCGGGTCTCTTTATGGATACACTGGACATCTGGCTAATGACACTTGGAATAACACTAATAACCGCCGCATACGGCGTCTTTATGATTTTCGTTAGGAGACCTAGAATAGCCACTGATGGATCTAGGGCAGAGACTATTGAGAGGACTCAAGGGGCCACTGTATGCATTAATATAAATAAGTGCCTAAGCCTATTTTTCATTAGCGTTGGGATCTACGCGCTGGCCACTGGTCTTTGGGCCACAATGACTTGGCCACTTCCAAGTTCGTATAACCTGGTCTTTTCCGATGCATGGCCGATATTTGGCCTAGTATCATTAATGCTTGGTTTGGCCATGTACATTGGTGCTGACTTGAGGTACTTAGCACTACCCATTGCGTTGTTTAGCATTCCTGTTATTGTTTATGGCATCGATATACTGGTGCATGGGCTAACTACGGAACCCCTATTCGCGAGCGCCATGTACCTATTCCTAGGGATAGCCATGCTAATAAGCCCAGGAGCCATGCTGCCAAGGGGTAATGTAAGTAGGTACGTTGGTGTCCTAGTGATGGTGTTACTAATCCTCTCTGGGATTTTGGCATTCTTCATAGGCATAAGCGCCACATTTGAACACACTTTGATTTGGGCTAAGTGGGCTCCCTGGTATGGCGTAGGTTAATAACAATGTTGTCTTCATACCTAAAATTAAAATTTAATTCTCCTCTTTATTTATTCTTATTAGGTGAAGATAAGGCTGCTGCCTGATAAAGTGATGAGTGGGAAGAGCACTGAATCCTTAGGTAATTATACTGGCTGGTCTCATACTTAGGTACTTAGGCATCGTTAATGGTCTCCTTGGGTAGCC is a genomic window of Vulcanisaeta souniana JCM 11219 containing:
- a CDS encoding DHH family phosphoesterase, producing the protein MVYQLEKLKELLRSTQRACVITHRHADLDAFACGFAAKELMNKLGLQAFLTIPEGLSHEVKTFLNKLNINYDNSNNCDASSDLIILVDVSTYAQLNEYREVIGGKTVVIFDHHEVHNISPALAVINPSATSCSEVIAEVSRGLGVALSSDTATLLIGGILSDSGRLSRARPETFEVMAWLLKLSGRDYRDIINAMTEEISFSERMARIKGLLRMKAYRINDYIICLSNVNAYESSLADTMIRSGCDVALVASEHENEVRLIGRSNKRILEKLSLAEVFNGLAQYFNGEGGGHAMAAALSIKAKINTNTLLIKALNNIEQKLGDKSTRVTI
- a CDS encoding DUF3194 domain-containing protein — protein: MSTSEALNEIANVVAEEVYRYLMHKLPDRLLEDVVINVGFTDPTNYTLEISIDVSANPLLSGLDSIINSAIEFGFKIADYLMDKFKRGELVGLSIGEIERVAEEYAKSLRNNA
- a CDS encoding prefoldin subunit beta, which codes for MSSLPPSLQSDLEKLQALQDQLNGVRVRKQQFEGELKEIERAISEIEKVPAENKVYKIVGSFLVLVTKDQALQELKDRKELLELHIKTLSRQESMLMKQIEDLKTQINDALAKLQGGAGGVAKGGG
- a CDS encoding KEOPS complex subunit Pcc1 encodes the protein MSECLFRAVFSLRDTDKDLIIKSFKTLEREMRFSRGFVSIGADDDGVTIVVCARDLSSLRSLVNGVMKSLYLIFEAVNLGA
- a CDS encoding Brix domain-containing protein; its protein translation is MGIVVLTSSRNAGTRMRQFLNELEVVIPNAVKVNRGRLSIVEVAGRAFSLGADKILYIGSRGGNPGFIRFLRIRNGLIEVMPYFIKILGVKLLVDMPVGVKSVRKAQSGIIVSLGEYMEIADILSEQLELPSIRVNDFESVRGMYDAIFLVRGLINGYEIQVLNGRDLGPYGPFVSVGDVAYTKPRVIKLE
- a CDS encoding 50S ribosomal protein L37ae, yielding MPFSHTKIVGPTGRYGARYGMGIRKKVLQIEVKQKGRHRCPRCKSLVKMERIAFGIWKCPKCGYTFAGGAWAPQTIMGKTLATETAAKQGTRVGTRL
- a CDS encoding DUF2848 family protein — translated: MHRLNVTIELKNGNERDIEIAVSDLVIFVWTGRNTDIIKKEVEELSRIGISGPKNIPEIYVLQPYLVTTSNYIRRVSDLHSGEVEYVLLVKNEDEIYVTVGSDHTDREAERCSVLAGKHMYPKIVARRAWPLRDIKDHWDELVLRSWILEDDKKTLYQEGTTKFLLTPEKLVDLIREVVPDLKNVVVFSGTIPTIKGQIKPSGYFEIELHDPVLNRSINHYYWIE
- a CDS encoding ATP-binding protein; amino-acid sequence: MRAGVIIKAQSPRAFWFRVFDNAENQVNVGTFVTLENYESKADGPILARVTRVIRHNYLVDDRVIAQLGSEDVINTFRDYGIDIQYIAQSTLARASIIGYRVGTRFSKPLKPPKPMDFVYLPTEPELGRMLRLSGDGVRLVIGNIRSLTIPAELDANKLVSHHCAILAATGGGKSWLAGVIIEELALRAEIPIIIIDPHGEYSAMQVPRSSTENAKYVSNLVRVYVPGKVDTTNLDEYFRNKYGVERRYARFGINPRSLSLRLMEGLLNHYYGLTDAQRRILEEAWQYMSISNNELTSMEEFLSDLEKNGGRVVRGYGNELALSTLMTKVRMLVENRPFFITRPGEFYGNEPIRLLEIKELMEYGIHVLDLSGLDLIDQQALVALVLNKVFTTSATRRNKPVFIVVEEAHNYAPSVGSSLSTSTLVKIAREGRKFGVGLCIISQRPSKVHPDVLSQCLTQVFKRIINPIDLKYVRNIVEFISDEDLWEVRVLNEDDALVTGLAVPMPLPIKVRDRLTEHGGVTPTLTPRGNITV
- the cyoE gene encoding heme o synthase — its product is MAVKDYVVLMKPRVIWLLVLAAVAGYIFATAPRVNATRAVELALVGFLSTGGSAVFNMYYERGIDAQMTRTRSRPIPAGRVKPGNAFIEAIALSILGFILSYVWLGLLPMIFVILGWFFYAIAYTVFLKCRSWANILIGGVAGNAALLAGWTVVRPLDLEALLLSMAIYLWIPAHIWSLVIRAKDDYSRTCIRMLPLEINEDKAMILVAALNIFSNIYMLFLYLYMLSNIIGLVILLITVAWSSYYSVKAIIKPNREIFWQMFKSSSPVLTVFLIIGMVLSIIK
- a CDS encoding DUF981 family protein, which codes for MAGLFMDTLDIWLMTLGITLITAAYGVFMIFVRRPRIATDGSRAETIERTQGATVCININKCLSLFFISVGIYALATGLWATMTWPLPSSYNLVFSDAWPIFGLVSLMLGLAMYIGADLRYLALPIALFSIPVIVYGIDILVHGLTTEPLFASAMYLFLGIAMLISPGAMLPRGNVSRYVGVLVMVLLILSGILAFFIGISATFEHTLIWAKWAPWYGVG